A stretch of DNA from Triticum dicoccoides isolate Atlit2015 ecotype Zavitan chromosome 2A, WEW_v2.0, whole genome shotgun sequence:
TCTGGCATATGTGTACATCTTCGCCTTCGCGGGTGATCACATCCAGTGAGTATTCCTCCTTGTCTGAATTTTGCGGCGATTTGGTGCTTTCGGTTCATTTATTTAGAGTTGATTCAGACGAGCCCTTTCTTTCCATGAATTGATACAGTACCTGGACTAAAAGTTAGAGTATCCTTTTTTATTCAAGCACTGGATTCTCTGGATACATTAGCAAAATCTTGCAGCTGCAGTCCGTTTCTCGTATAAGGTGTTATTGCAGGAGTTGCACATGCTTACTCATTTTGACATGAAAACAGCACGATGAACTGAACCACCATAGAGACTCGAACTAACAAAATAGTACTCCATCTGTTCACAAATATAACATGTTTtgcatatttcaatatggactacatatagaCTGAAATGAGTGACcaaacacactaaaacgtgtctatatacatccgattcacAAAAAGGTTACCAAAACAAATTttatttgtgaatggagggagtagtatagttttCCCTTACTCACACCATAGAAATTCCAAACCACCAAAAGAGTGGCCTGCCTCATGCTGCCATCGCTAATTATTTACCTGCTCTTTGCTACCAGAAAGAAGAAGCTGAGGTCACTGAGTTTCCGACTCCGGACTTTTCCGGTTCTTGTTGATGGTCCGCTCGGTGTTGTTTCCGCTGTTGAGTTTTTCGGAATCGTCTTGTTCATCGTCTATATTGTCTTCTCGATGACCTATTATGTTGTAGACAGTGTGAGCTTCATCTCCAAAGCACACTTGCCCCCAACTACTCGCAGGTATGTTGTATTATGAAACCTGTTAGTGAAGAAATGTTTCATGCCAGTACTGATCGACTAATCCTGTTCTTATCCTTACAGTTACcgagcatgaaaaataccaaattatATTTTAATTTAGTGATAGTACCATATTATTCTCATCACCGCGGCTAAAGTAATGAAGATGGTATAGATCTTGGTGTCAATACATTATTAAGCCTCAAGTATTAGTTCTTGTAGGGGTAAAGTTTTATGTGGTTGAAACTGAAGTTATGAGACGTTCAGAAAAAGATTGGTGGAGTATGGATCATTGTATAGTCATTTTTAGAGCCATCACTTAGTTGACATGGAAATCAAAATGAAACATATAGATATATCTGCAGTAACTTAAATTAGTGATCTGTATATGCCAAATACATATTGATATGAGTTGATGGTACCTTGTTGTCCTGTAACTGATTCAGAATGCTCAGTTGACATGCTACTACTGAGACTGATGATGTTGCTGAAACATAGCATATATAATAGTATAAATTAGTTACCATCTCAACACAGTTCTAAGACAGTATAAGTTTTGCCTTGCAGTGAGTTGTTACTGGCTCTCATAGGCCTCCGTTTCGGATCAGTTGGCTTGTTTTGCATGATCTTCCTGTTCCTGCCTGTCTCAAGGGGTTCAGTTCTTCTCCGGCTTATTGACATTCCATTTGAGCATGCTACTAGATACCATGTCTGGTTGGGGCATCTCACAATGGCTCTCTTTACGCTGCACGGATTGTGTTATGTGATCTCATGGTCCCTCCTGGGGCGCCTAATTGAAGAAGTAAGTTCAAAAAATATACAGAACACTTTAGAGTGATAATTTGCTATTGCCAATTTTGTCATGTGGGATTGTCATATTGTTACTGCAAACAAGCGACCATAATGTGCTGAAAATAATAGACCGGCCATATGTGACTGAAAACTATTTTATGTCTGAAAGAAAGTATGCAATCTGTTTTTGACGGTTAAGTATGCAAATTTGGACCGAGGGCATATTAGCATGTTTGTTGTAAGCGTTCTCCATCCATCTTAGAACCTATTAATGGAACTCTTGGCCTTCTTGATAGCTGATCCAATGGAAAGAAGTCGGAATAGCAAACTTAGCCGGCGTGATCAGCTTGGCGGCTGGTCTGCTGATGTGGGTGACATCGCTTCACCCGGTACGGAAGAGGTTCTTCGAGCTCTTCTTCTACACCCACCAGCTATACGTGGTCTTCGTGGTGTTCTTGGTGCTCCACGTCGGCGACTTCGTCTTCAGCATCTCAGCCGGCGCTGTCTTCCTTTTCATGCTGGACCGCTTCCTGAGGTTCTGGCAATCCAGGACCAAAGTAGACATCGTTTCTGCGGCCTGCCGGCCATGCGGAACGGTGGAGCTAGTCTTCTCAAAGCCACCAAGTATGTCAAAATCTCGGTCGATCAAGATTCATTCCCTGCATTATGTTCATGAGTGTTTGGTTACTGTCACTACAAACTCACTGAGAGTACATATACAATTGTGTGTGGATTTCTGCAGGTCTTCGGTACAATGCTCTCAGTTTCATCTTTGTTCAAGTGCGTGAGCTGTCGTTCTTGCAGTGGCACCCATTCAGCGTGTCCTCCAGCCCCATGGATGGGAGGTACCACATGTCGATCCTCATAAAGGTTCTTGGCACATGGACTGACACAATGAAGCGCATCATCACTGATGTCCAAGAGCAGAAGACAAGAAGCGACTCTGACTCTGATCAGTCGCAAACAGGTCGCATTACCGCCTCCATCGAAGGGCCATATGGGCACGAATCACCCTACCACCTGATGTAAGTTCTTCAGTTTGTCTTTCTTCGGTAGCGATCCGGCACCATTGGGAAAAGTTCAAGTGAAGACTTTGTTTGCCTTGTGTATGCTTTCAGGTATGAGAATCTCATCCTGGTGGCAGGAGGCATTGGCATCTCGCCATTCTTGGCGATTTTGAGCGACATAATCCACAGGGTCGAGCAAGGTATGCCATGCGCGCCCAAGAATGTATTGGTTCTATGGTCAGTTAAGAAGACCTCGGAGCTATCTCTCCTGTTGGCCGCCGATGCTCAGTCCATCAGCTCATCAGTCTCTGACAAGCTGCATCTGGACATCCAAGCCTTTGTGACGCAGGAGTCCGATCCTCCATTGGTAAGAGCATTTACTCCATTGTTGATCCATGATCCAGATATCCAGTTATTGTCTTCTCCATTTTATCCATGAGAAGCAGTGTGCTTCAGTTGGCTACAAGATTTGGAAGTTCTCTTCAAATCGTCAATGATTCCATGGCAATGGCAAAATGGCTTTACAGGAAGATGGCATTGTTGGGGATGACCAGAAATCCCCTGGCATATTCGTCAAGAACGGGACGGCCATGTCCGGGCTGGTGGGCACCGGGGACAACTTCTGGGCGGCCATGTACTTCGCGGCTTCCACCCTGGGCTCCGTCCTGGGGTTCGTGCTGGTGCAGCTGTACTACGTGAAGCGGTACAACGTGTACGCCTGGTGGCACctgggcctcctcctcctgctgtgcATGGCAGCCGGCATCGCGCTCCCCGGCGGGCTCGTCGTCCTCCTCTGGCACCTCTCGGAGAAGCGGAGGATGCAGGACGACAGGTGGGACGTCGACGCCCGTGCCGGTACGGCGGACGCCGAACAGACAACGAACGCGGCTGGTGGAGCCGACGCCTCCGCGGCCAGCCTCGCCGCCCTGCGGACGACGCGGTACGGGTGCCGGCCAAAATTCCATGGTAACGCACCTATCCTTGAACTAAACTAGCTGCAGCATCCGTTGATGTGCCATGTGGTGATGGGTTCTCTTGTGGTGTCGGACGATCGTCTTTGCAGCGGAATTCGCGGCGTTCGCGGAGCGGGCCGGGGGCGCGGCGGCCGACGTCGGCGTGCTGGTGTGCGGGCCGGCGGGGCTGCAGGCCAGCGTGGCCAGGGAGTGCAGGTCGCAGAACCTTCGCCGCGGCGGCGCCGTGTTCCATTTCAACAGCCACAGCTTCGACCTCTAGGCGATTTAGCTGAGCCTATAGCCATAGCTACCGATGAGTGTGCTGCATACCGATAGTGCGCCCCAGTTCTCTGCACAGATGTAATTATGCTACTGCGTAAATACTCCCTCTGCTAAAGAaacataagagcgtttagatcactaactactttagtgatctaaacgctcttatgttTCTCTAGAGATGGGGTAGCTGGTAAATAGTGTCCGTACAGCCGATAATTTCTACAGACGAGAGGTGTACTCAATCTCAGGCATGTCGCCGGTGAAGTCGCGCCCCGTCACGGGCTCCGGTGGCTCCCTGTGTATATATATGCCATGAATGATCGTACATGTAAGCAGAAAGGCGAAGGTAACCTATTAATCTTGGCCTCTTGCTCTTGGGGATACATATTTCAACTAGGTAATCTGCGTTTCAGCTACCAGGCTTGCTAAGTCTCAGTCGATattatatccatgagatccatgcaattttttttcagatttttttctttctctcttgcaTATTATGCTACTTGACTGAGACTTGATTAAATACTGGGACCTAGCTGCACCCTTCAGCTATCTAGACACAAACTTTTACCCCGAAAGCCACATGAACTTGCACCTTCAAAGGTGTAGCTTTCAATCATGAAAGCAAATACATGAATACCGACTACCAACTGAGAACAGGCAAAAGATTTGCAATTTTCATGGATTAAGAGAGAAGTTTAGAGTTCAAAGCCAGAGACCAAAATACATGACATTACTTTCGCAGCATTATGTTACACAAATGCTTAGCACCCGCAAGATTCCACAGGGAGCATTCCTCTTTTATCTTGGTGACGAGCACCCCAAGTCCCAACAGGGACCGTGGTGTTGCGAAAGACCCGAGCATTACGCCCCTTCAAGTTTTCTTCGAGACGAGCAACATCAAGGAGATAAGCGGCCTACACAATTGGGTCGCCATCGTAGCATTTTGTCTCCACCAAGCTTTAATCGAATCCGTGGCCACCTAGTTGGTGGGCCGGACGTCATGAAGACCAAGCCAACTATTGAGCATGCCCCGGACTCTGAGAGTGTATCTGCATCAGAAGAGAAAGTGAGTCCCGATTCCTGAACTTTCTTGCAAAGAGGCATAATTGGAAATTAGGGCACCCACGGTGTTGTAGTCTGTCAGTCGTCCAAAGCTTGGACTTGCACACTTGCTCCCAATTTGTCTTACATTTACCTCCTGTGACCTTATCAGTCCCAACCCAAAGGAAAGCATGTCTAAGGGTATCAATCTTTTTCATAACTTCAACTTAAAGATTAAAAGCCGTCATGTAGTAGATAGCGATGACCGTGATGACCGACTTGACAAGAACCGTCCTTCCCAGAGAAGCAACATGCTTTCCCATCTAAGGTTTTAGTATTGCCGCAATCTTGTCCTCGAGAGGTTGAAAGTGAATCCTCTTCAGTCTCTTAACCGACAACGAAAGTCCGAGATACTTAATCGGGAAGGTGGAGCGTTGCGCCGGGAAGGATTGAGATATCCGCAAGGTCCACATTATCACATTGAATTGGTGCAACCAAGCTTTGAAGCAATTCGTAATCAGCCCGGAGGTCTCCCAAAAGCGCATGAGGGTGTCGGTGAAGAACTTGATGTCCACTTTGATAGGCGCCAAAAAACAGCGGCATCATCCGCACAAAGGGATGCCCTGATCACCAAAGCACGACCACCAACGGGTTGGAGGTTTCCTTGCAAGGTGGTCTTCTCAAGAATGTGGT
This window harbors:
- the LOC119355256 gene encoding ferric reduction oxidase 7, chloroplastic-like yields the protein MTQEREPLLKQNGGAGNAAAGAKGSPAVLPSLARSVLKFLMWAVFLSWAAGIFFYPTAPVQAAFRKWADITSTEGLITGLTGTVFLFFSGPILLIAALAYVYIFAFAGDHIQKKKLRSLSFRLRTFPVLVDGPLGVVSAVEFFGIVLFIVYIVFSMTYYVVDSVSFISKAHLPPTTRSELLLALIGLRFGSVGLFCMIFLFLPVSRGSVLLRLIDIPFEHATRYHVWLGHLTMALFTLHGLCYVISWSLLGRLIEELIQWKEVGIANLAGVISLAAGLLMWVTSLHPVRKRFFELFFYTHQLYVVFVVFLVLHVGDFVFSISAGAVFLFMLDRFLRFWQSRTKVDIVSAACRPCGTVELVFSKPPSLRYNALSFIFVQVRELSFLQWHPFSVSSSPMDGRYHMSILIKVLGTWTDTMKRIITDVQEQKTRSDSDSDQSQTGRITASIEGPYGHESPYHLMYENLILVAGGIGISPFLAILSDIIHRVEQGMPCAPKNVLVLWSVKKTSELSLLLAADAQSISSSVSDKLHLDIQAFVTQESDPPLEDGIVGDDQKSPGIFVKNGTAMSGLVGTGDNFWAAMYFAASTLGSVLGFVLVQLYYVKRYNVYAWWHLGLLLLLCMAAGIALPGGLVVLLWHLSEKRRMQDDRWDVDARAGTADAEQTTNAAGGADASAASLAALRTTRYGCRPKFHAEFAAFAERAGGAAADVGVLVCGPAGLQASVARECRSQNLRRGGAVFHFNSHSFDL